One segment of Pan paniscus chromosome 20, NHGRI_mPanPan1-v2.0_pri, whole genome shotgun sequence DNA contains the following:
- the ADGRE5 gene encoding adhesion G protein-coupled receptor E5 isoform X3, giving the protein MGGRVFLAFCVWLTLPGAETQDSRGCARWCPQNSSCVNATACRCNPGFSSFSEIITTPTETCDDINECATPSKVSCGKFSDCWNTEGSYDCVCSPGYEPVSGAKTFKNESENTCQDVDECSSGQHQCDSSTVCFNTVGSYSCRCRPGWKPRHGIPNNQKDTVCEDMTFSTWTPPPGVHSQTLSQFFDKVQDLGRDSKTSSAEVTIQNVIKLVDELMEAPGDVEALAPPVRHLIATQLLSNLEDIMRILAKSLPKGPFTYVSPSNTELTLMIQERGDKNVTMGQSNARMKLNWAVAAGAEDPGPAVAGILSIRNMTTLLANASLNLHSKKQAELEEIYESSIRGVQLRRLSAVNSIFLSHNNTKELNSPILFAFSHLESSNGEAGRDPPAKDVMPGPRQELLCAFWKSDSDRGGHWATEGCQVLGSKNGSTTCQCSHLSSFAILMAHYDVEDWKLTLITRVGLALSLFCLLLCILTFLLVRPIQGSRTTIHLHLCICLFVGSTIFLAGIENEGGQVGLRCRLVAGLLHYCFLAAFCWMSLEGLELYFLVVRVFQGQGLSTRWLCLIGYGVPLLIVGVSAAIYSKGYGRPRYCWLDFEQGFLWSFLGPVTFIILCNAVIFVTTVWKLTQKFSEINPDMKKLKKARALTITAIAQLFLLGCTWVFGLFIFDDRSLVLTYVFTILNCLQGAFLYLLHCLLNKKVREEYRKWACLVAGGSKYSEFTSTTSGTGHNQTRALRASESGI; this is encoded by the exons CATTCTGTGTCTGGCTGACTCTGCCGGGAGCTGAAACCCAGGACTCCAGGG GCTGTGCCCGGTGGTGCCCTCAGAACTCCTCGTGTGTCAATGCCACCGCCTGTCGCTGCAATCCAGGGTTCAGCTCTTTTTCTGAGATCATCACCACCCCCACGGAGACTTGTGACG ACATCAACGAGTGTGCAACACCGTCGAAAGTGTCATGCGGAAAATTCTCGGACTGCTGGAACACAGAGGGGAGCTACGACTGCGTGTGCAGCCCGGGATATGAGCCTGTTTCTGGGGCAAAAACATTCAAGAATGAGAGCGAGAACACCTGTCAAG ATGTGGACGAGTGCAGCTCCGGGCAGCATCAGTGTGACAGCTCCACCGTCTGCTTCAACACCGTGGGTTCATACAGCTGCcgctgccgcccaggctggaagccCAGACACGGAATCCCGAATAACCAAAAGGACACTGTCTGTGAAG ATATGACTTTCTCCACCTGGACCCCGCCCCCTGGAGTCCACAGCCAG ACACTTTCCCAATTCTTCGACAAAGTCCAGGACCTGGGCAGAGACTCCAAGACAAGCTCAGCCGAGGTCACCATCCAG AATGTCATCAAATTGGTGGACGAACTGATGGAAGCTCCTGGAGACGTAGAGGCCCTGGCACCACCTGTCCGGCACCTCATAGCCACCCAGCTGCTCTCAAACCTTGAAGATATCATGAGGATCCTGGCCAAGAGCCTGCCTAAAGGCCCCTTCACCTACGTTTCCCCTTCGAACACAG AGCTGACCCTGATGATCCAGGAGCGGGGGGACAAGAACGTCACTATGGGTCAGAGCAACGCACGCATGAAGCTGAATTGGGCTGTGGCAGCTGGAGCCGAGGATCCAG GCCCCGCCGTGGCGGGCATCCTCTCCATCCGGAACATGACGACATTGCTGGCCAATGCCTCCTTGAACCTGCATTCCAAGAAGCAAGCCGAACTGGAGGAGATATATGAAAGCAGCATCCGCGGTGTCCAACTCAGACGCCTCTCTGCCGTCAACTCCATCTTTCTGAGCCACAACAACACCAAGGAACTCAACTCCCCCATCCTTTTCGCCTTCTCCCACCTTGAGTCCTCCAATGGGGAGGCGGGAAGAGACCCTCCTGCCAAG GACGTGATGCCTGGGCCACGGCAGGAGCTGCTCTGTGCCTTCTGGAAGAGTGACAGCGACAGGGGAGGGCACTGGGCCACCGAGGGCTGCCAGGTGCTGGGCAGCAAGAACGGCAGCACCACCTGCCAATGCAGCCACCTGAGCAGCTTTGCGATCCTTATGGCTCATTATGACGTGGAG GACTGGAAGCTGACCCTGATCACCAGGGTGGGACTGGCGCTGTCACTCTTCTGCCTGCTGCTGTGCATCCTCACTTTCCTGCTGGTGCGGCCCATCCAGGGCTCGCGCACCACCATACACCTGCACCTCTGCATCTGCCTCTTCGTGGGCTCCACCATCTTCCTGGCCGGCATCGAGAACGAAGGCGGCCAG GTGGGGCTGCGCTGCCGCCTGGTGGCCGGGCTGCTGCACTACTGTTTCCTGGCCGCCTTCTGCTGGATGAGCCTCGAAGGCCTGGAGCTCTACTTTCTTGTGGTGCGCGTGTTCCAAGGCCAGGGCCTGAGTACGCGCTGGCTCTGCCTGATCGGCTATGGCGTGCCCCTGCTCATCGTGGGCGTCTCGGCTGCCATCTACAGCAAGGGCTACGGCCGCCCCAGATA CTGCTGGTTGGACTTTGAGCAGGGCTTCCTCTGGAGCTTTCTGGGACCTGTGACCTTCATCATTTTG TGCAATGCTGTCATTTTCGTGACTACCGTCTGGAAGCTCACTCAGAAGTTTTCTGAAATCAATCCAGacatgaagaaattaaagaaggcgAG GGCGCTGACCATCACGGCCATCGCGCAGCTCTTCCTGTTGGGCTGCACCTGGGTCTTTGGCCTGTTCATCTTCGACGATCGGAGCTTGGTGCTGACCTATGTGTTTACCATCCTCAACTGCCTGCAGGGCGCCTTCCTCTACCTGCTGCACTGCCTGCTCAACAAGAAG GTTCGGGAAGAATACCGGAAGTGGGCCTGCCTAGTTGCTGGGGGGAGCAAGTACTCAGAATTCACCTCCACCACGTCTGGCACTGGCCACAATCAGACCCGG GCCCTCAGGGCGTCAGAGTCCGGCATATGA
- the ADGRE5 gene encoding adhesion G protein-coupled receptor E5 isoform X1 — protein sequence MGGRVFLAFCVWLTLPGAETQDSRGCARWCPQNSSCVNATACRCNPGFSSFSEIITTPTETCDDINECATPSKVSCGKFSDCWNTEGSYDCVCSPGYEPVSGAKTFKNESENTCQDVDECQQNPRLCKSYGTCVNTLGSYTCQCLPGFKFIPEDPKVCTDVNECTSGQNPCHSSTHCLNNVGSYRCCCRPGWQPIPGSPSGPNNTVCEDVDECSSGQHQCDSSTVCFNTVGSYSCRCRPGWKPRHGIPNNQKDTVCEDMTFSTWTPPPGVHSQTLSQFFDKVQDLGRDSKTSSAEVTIQNVIKLVDELMEAPGDVEALAPPVRHLIATQLLSNLEDIMRILAKSLPKGPFTYVSPSNTELTLMIQERGDKNVTMGQSNARMKLNWAVAAGAEDPGPAVAGILSIRNMTTLLANASLNLHSKKQAELEEIYESSIRGVQLRRLSAVNSIFLSHNNTKELNSPILFAFSHLESSNGEAGRDPPAKDVMPGPRQELLCAFWKSDSDRGGHWATEGCQVLGSKNGSTTCQCSHLSSFAILMAHYDVEDWKLTLITRVGLALSLFCLLLCILTFLLVRPIQGSRTTIHLHLCICLFVGSTIFLAGIENEGGQVGLRCRLVAGLLHYCFLAAFCWMSLEGLELYFLVVRVFQGQGLSTRWLCLIGYGVPLLIVGVSAAIYSKGYGRPRYCWLDFEQGFLWSFLGPVTFIILCNAVIFVTTVWKLTQKFSEINPDMKKLKKARALTITAIAQLFLLGCTWVFGLFIFDDRSLVLTYVFTILNCLQGAFLYLLHCLLNKKVREEYRKWACLVAGGSKYSEFTSTTSGTGHNQTRALRASESGI from the exons CATTCTGTGTCTGGCTGACTCTGCCGGGAGCTGAAACCCAGGACTCCAGGG GCTGTGCCCGGTGGTGCCCTCAGAACTCCTCGTGTGTCAATGCCACCGCCTGTCGCTGCAATCCAGGGTTCAGCTCTTTTTCTGAGATCATCACCACCCCCACGGAGACTTGTGACG ACATCAACGAGTGTGCAACACCGTCGAAAGTGTCATGCGGAAAATTCTCGGACTGCTGGAACACAGAGGGGAGCTACGACTGCGTGTGCAGCCCGGGATATGAGCCTGTTTCTGGGGCAAAAACATTCAAGAATGAGAGCGAGAACACCTGTCAAG ATGTGGACGAATGTCAGCAGAACCCAAGGCTCTGTAAAAGCTACGGCACCTGCGTCAACACCCTTGGCAGCTATACCTGCCAGTGCCTGCCTGGCTTCAAGTTCATACCTGAGGATCCAAAGGTCTGCACAG ATGTGAATGAATGCACCTCCGGACAAAACCCGTGCCACAGCTCCACCCACTGCCTCAACAACGTGGGCAGCTATCGGTGCTGCTGCCGCCCGGGCTGGCAACCGATTCCGGGGTCCCCCAGTGGCCCAAACAATACCGTCTGTGAAG ATGTGGACGAGTGCAGCTCCGGGCAGCATCAGTGTGACAGCTCCACCGTCTGCTTCAACACCGTGGGTTCATACAGCTGCcgctgccgcccaggctggaagccCAGACACGGAATCCCGAATAACCAAAAGGACACTGTCTGTGAAG ATATGACTTTCTCCACCTGGACCCCGCCCCCTGGAGTCCACAGCCAG ACACTTTCCCAATTCTTCGACAAAGTCCAGGACCTGGGCAGAGACTCCAAGACAAGCTCAGCCGAGGTCACCATCCAG AATGTCATCAAATTGGTGGACGAACTGATGGAAGCTCCTGGAGACGTAGAGGCCCTGGCACCACCTGTCCGGCACCTCATAGCCACCCAGCTGCTCTCAAACCTTGAAGATATCATGAGGATCCTGGCCAAGAGCCTGCCTAAAGGCCCCTTCACCTACGTTTCCCCTTCGAACACAG AGCTGACCCTGATGATCCAGGAGCGGGGGGACAAGAACGTCACTATGGGTCAGAGCAACGCACGCATGAAGCTGAATTGGGCTGTGGCAGCTGGAGCCGAGGATCCAG GCCCCGCCGTGGCGGGCATCCTCTCCATCCGGAACATGACGACATTGCTGGCCAATGCCTCCTTGAACCTGCATTCCAAGAAGCAAGCCGAACTGGAGGAGATATATGAAAGCAGCATCCGCGGTGTCCAACTCAGACGCCTCTCTGCCGTCAACTCCATCTTTCTGAGCCACAACAACACCAAGGAACTCAACTCCCCCATCCTTTTCGCCTTCTCCCACCTTGAGTCCTCCAATGGGGAGGCGGGAAGAGACCCTCCTGCCAAG GACGTGATGCCTGGGCCACGGCAGGAGCTGCTCTGTGCCTTCTGGAAGAGTGACAGCGACAGGGGAGGGCACTGGGCCACCGAGGGCTGCCAGGTGCTGGGCAGCAAGAACGGCAGCACCACCTGCCAATGCAGCCACCTGAGCAGCTTTGCGATCCTTATGGCTCATTATGACGTGGAG GACTGGAAGCTGACCCTGATCACCAGGGTGGGACTGGCGCTGTCACTCTTCTGCCTGCTGCTGTGCATCCTCACTTTCCTGCTGGTGCGGCCCATCCAGGGCTCGCGCACCACCATACACCTGCACCTCTGCATCTGCCTCTTCGTGGGCTCCACCATCTTCCTGGCCGGCATCGAGAACGAAGGCGGCCAG GTGGGGCTGCGCTGCCGCCTGGTGGCCGGGCTGCTGCACTACTGTTTCCTGGCCGCCTTCTGCTGGATGAGCCTCGAAGGCCTGGAGCTCTACTTTCTTGTGGTGCGCGTGTTCCAAGGCCAGGGCCTGAGTACGCGCTGGCTCTGCCTGATCGGCTATGGCGTGCCCCTGCTCATCGTGGGCGTCTCGGCTGCCATCTACAGCAAGGGCTACGGCCGCCCCAGATA CTGCTGGTTGGACTTTGAGCAGGGCTTCCTCTGGAGCTTTCTGGGACCTGTGACCTTCATCATTTTG TGCAATGCTGTCATTTTCGTGACTACCGTCTGGAAGCTCACTCAGAAGTTTTCTGAAATCAATCCAGacatgaagaaattaaagaaggcgAG GGCGCTGACCATCACGGCCATCGCGCAGCTCTTCCTGTTGGGCTGCACCTGGGTCTTTGGCCTGTTCATCTTCGACGATCGGAGCTTGGTGCTGACCTATGTGTTTACCATCCTCAACTGCCTGCAGGGCGCCTTCCTCTACCTGCTGCACTGCCTGCTCAACAAGAAG GTTCGGGAAGAATACCGGAAGTGGGCCTGCCTAGTTGCTGGGGGGAGCAAGTACTCAGAATTCACCTCCACCACGTCTGGCACTGGCCACAATCAGACCCGG GCCCTCAGGGCGTCAGAGTCCGGCATATGA
- the ADGRE5 gene encoding adhesion G protein-coupled receptor E5 isoform X2, with product MGGRVFLAFCVWLTLPGAETQDSRGCARWCPQNSSCVNATACRCNPGFSSFSEIITTPTETCDDINECATPSKVSCGKFSDCWNTEGSYDCVCSPGYEPVSGAKTFKNESENTCQDVDECQQNPRLCKSYGTCVNTLGSYTCQCLPGFKFIPEDPKVCTDVDECSSGQHQCDSSTVCFNTVGSYSCRCRPGWKPRHGIPNNQKDTVCEDMTFSTWTPPPGVHSQTLSQFFDKVQDLGRDSKTSSAEVTIQNVIKLVDELMEAPGDVEALAPPVRHLIATQLLSNLEDIMRILAKSLPKGPFTYVSPSNTELTLMIQERGDKNVTMGQSNARMKLNWAVAAGAEDPGPAVAGILSIRNMTTLLANASLNLHSKKQAELEEIYESSIRGVQLRRLSAVNSIFLSHNNTKELNSPILFAFSHLESSNGEAGRDPPAKDVMPGPRQELLCAFWKSDSDRGGHWATEGCQVLGSKNGSTTCQCSHLSSFAILMAHYDVEDWKLTLITRVGLALSLFCLLLCILTFLLVRPIQGSRTTIHLHLCICLFVGSTIFLAGIENEGGQVGLRCRLVAGLLHYCFLAAFCWMSLEGLELYFLVVRVFQGQGLSTRWLCLIGYGVPLLIVGVSAAIYSKGYGRPRYCWLDFEQGFLWSFLGPVTFIILCNAVIFVTTVWKLTQKFSEINPDMKKLKKARALTITAIAQLFLLGCTWVFGLFIFDDRSLVLTYVFTILNCLQGAFLYLLHCLLNKKVREEYRKWACLVAGGSKYSEFTSTTSGTGHNQTRALRASESGI from the exons CATTCTGTGTCTGGCTGACTCTGCCGGGAGCTGAAACCCAGGACTCCAGGG GCTGTGCCCGGTGGTGCCCTCAGAACTCCTCGTGTGTCAATGCCACCGCCTGTCGCTGCAATCCAGGGTTCAGCTCTTTTTCTGAGATCATCACCACCCCCACGGAGACTTGTGACG ACATCAACGAGTGTGCAACACCGTCGAAAGTGTCATGCGGAAAATTCTCGGACTGCTGGAACACAGAGGGGAGCTACGACTGCGTGTGCAGCCCGGGATATGAGCCTGTTTCTGGGGCAAAAACATTCAAGAATGAGAGCGAGAACACCTGTCAAG ATGTGGACGAATGTCAGCAGAACCCAAGGCTCTGTAAAAGCTACGGCACCTGCGTCAACACCCTTGGCAGCTATACCTGCCAGTGCCTGCCTGGCTTCAAGTTCATACCTGAGGATCCAAAGGTCTGCACAG ATGTGGACGAGTGCAGCTCCGGGCAGCATCAGTGTGACAGCTCCACCGTCTGCTTCAACACCGTGGGTTCATACAGCTGCcgctgccgcccaggctggaagccCAGACACGGAATCCCGAATAACCAAAAGGACACTGTCTGTGAAG ATATGACTTTCTCCACCTGGACCCCGCCCCCTGGAGTCCACAGCCAG ACACTTTCCCAATTCTTCGACAAAGTCCAGGACCTGGGCAGAGACTCCAAGACAAGCTCAGCCGAGGTCACCATCCAG AATGTCATCAAATTGGTGGACGAACTGATGGAAGCTCCTGGAGACGTAGAGGCCCTGGCACCACCTGTCCGGCACCTCATAGCCACCCAGCTGCTCTCAAACCTTGAAGATATCATGAGGATCCTGGCCAAGAGCCTGCCTAAAGGCCCCTTCACCTACGTTTCCCCTTCGAACACAG AGCTGACCCTGATGATCCAGGAGCGGGGGGACAAGAACGTCACTATGGGTCAGAGCAACGCACGCATGAAGCTGAATTGGGCTGTGGCAGCTGGAGCCGAGGATCCAG GCCCCGCCGTGGCGGGCATCCTCTCCATCCGGAACATGACGACATTGCTGGCCAATGCCTCCTTGAACCTGCATTCCAAGAAGCAAGCCGAACTGGAGGAGATATATGAAAGCAGCATCCGCGGTGTCCAACTCAGACGCCTCTCTGCCGTCAACTCCATCTTTCTGAGCCACAACAACACCAAGGAACTCAACTCCCCCATCCTTTTCGCCTTCTCCCACCTTGAGTCCTCCAATGGGGAGGCGGGAAGAGACCCTCCTGCCAAG GACGTGATGCCTGGGCCACGGCAGGAGCTGCTCTGTGCCTTCTGGAAGAGTGACAGCGACAGGGGAGGGCACTGGGCCACCGAGGGCTGCCAGGTGCTGGGCAGCAAGAACGGCAGCACCACCTGCCAATGCAGCCACCTGAGCAGCTTTGCGATCCTTATGGCTCATTATGACGTGGAG GACTGGAAGCTGACCCTGATCACCAGGGTGGGACTGGCGCTGTCACTCTTCTGCCTGCTGCTGTGCATCCTCACTTTCCTGCTGGTGCGGCCCATCCAGGGCTCGCGCACCACCATACACCTGCACCTCTGCATCTGCCTCTTCGTGGGCTCCACCATCTTCCTGGCCGGCATCGAGAACGAAGGCGGCCAG GTGGGGCTGCGCTGCCGCCTGGTGGCCGGGCTGCTGCACTACTGTTTCCTGGCCGCCTTCTGCTGGATGAGCCTCGAAGGCCTGGAGCTCTACTTTCTTGTGGTGCGCGTGTTCCAAGGCCAGGGCCTGAGTACGCGCTGGCTCTGCCTGATCGGCTATGGCGTGCCCCTGCTCATCGTGGGCGTCTCGGCTGCCATCTACAGCAAGGGCTACGGCCGCCCCAGATA CTGCTGGTTGGACTTTGAGCAGGGCTTCCTCTGGAGCTTTCTGGGACCTGTGACCTTCATCATTTTG TGCAATGCTGTCATTTTCGTGACTACCGTCTGGAAGCTCACTCAGAAGTTTTCTGAAATCAATCCAGacatgaagaaattaaagaaggcgAG GGCGCTGACCATCACGGCCATCGCGCAGCTCTTCCTGTTGGGCTGCACCTGGGTCTTTGGCCTGTTCATCTTCGACGATCGGAGCTTGGTGCTGACCTATGTGTTTACCATCCTCAACTGCCTGCAGGGCGCCTTCCTCTACCTGCTGCACTGCCTGCTCAACAAGAAG GTTCGGGAAGAATACCGGAAGTGGGCCTGCCTAGTTGCTGGGGGGAGCAAGTACTCAGAATTCACCTCCACCACGTCTGGCACTGGCCACAATCAGACCCGG GCCCTCAGGGCGTCAGAGTCCGGCATATGA